GCATTAGCAAGAACTTTAGTCTATTGTGCCACTGTCAATCAATGCAACagtattacatgtatgtcatcTGAGCAATAATTCAAAAGTTAGCAGTCCATTATTAATTTTGTTCTTAAATcaaatttactaaatattgCAAACACggcataaaattatatattgttAAACATAAATgctgtttaatttttagatGTGTATTTGAATGAGGAATTGTGCAGGGAATAGTAAAATTCTATAGTCAGGAGTTTTTGAGCGTCGCATCGTGTGAAGGGTAGACCAAGAGAAGCAAATTTAATTTTGGGTATGGCTTAAGGcgaaatataaaaattttacagTATCAAACTTTACAATTAACTTATGAAATATTATGgtagtttgtaaaattctcccGTCACGCATACGAATACAGAGAAAGTTACGTGACTAAAAGCATAATTAGCCCTTGAGATTCAAAAGTATTTTAACACATCAAAGTGCTGGCCTAACTACATATGTGCATTGCCTCGGTGATGTGATCAgttacaccaatgatatacagcccaaatcgaagttgggggctgtatatcattggttacacATAGTCGACAAATAATTGTTGAGAGAACAACCCCGACATAAGGTGACACAGTAACAAAAACTCCCAATACATAGCCAGCATATATGGTAATAAGCATACCGCATATAATCATGCTGCAGGTGGTGAGGTTGGAGAAAGATGGACTCGTATAGATGATGCACATCTGTTCAACCCTTGCTTCAGAAGAAAAAATTTGAAGATGTTGAAGAGAAAGTTTAGCGCTCGCGAAGTGAGTGCGCGCAAAGCTTTTCTCCTACGATATGTTGACTTAACAGCAAGACAAAGGAGAACTCTGTTGAATATGTAATTTGACTGACGTATCGATTGAGGGCTTCATTAGGAATTGAATGCATGTATAAATGGcaggagaaaagtgttttatgacaacagcaattaacaaattttgatattttgaaaaaactatttttatacatttgtcATCGCCAGACACTGTTCTTGTTCATACTTCAACTCTctttagtaatttttataaatgatgatatgatatatgatggtatgatatattataaaactatataaaagtacaaataacatttatttgttcttataacAATAGTGATAACAGAGATGGCATAAACAGTCCCATGACATTACTATACTGTGCTTCCTCCAGACAAAAGGTGGTTAAATACATCAATAATAATGTATAACGGTAATAAGGTATAATGGTGTAGCTAGTGTTGTGCTTACTAAGCATATATGTGAGATCAGAAAGTATGACTCGGCAAGTCTCAGACACATCTGGTGAACAAAATAACATTTGATAAGTAGCAAAATGTATCATTCATTATATCAAAGTGAAGCAAACAAAATCGTATTCGAACAACTTCTAAAAGCCTTCGCTAAAAGACTACAAGTAAGATCAAAAACATCGTCCTCCGATAACTCTCTTGCGTAATATTAAtgttactacatgtatttcaataaaatatttactaccAGCTCTTTTTGTAAGCTGAATACACACTAAGAAATAATGAGTCAACTATGAAAATGACCTAACTTTACGGATTCGGTAGTTTCACCAAAAAGGCTTGGATGGTTGATCTATCCAGTTGTTAGGGATATTTTTACCTGACAGGAACATACACGTATTTTAGCAGTAGACAAGAAATCATTTATAAATAATTCCAGACCTCTAGACAGTTGACATTAAGCTGCACAAAATTGGTGTAATGTAATAAACGCATCAAACCAATATTGTACAGCTACATAATATCAACCGTTTTTGCCCAGGTAAACAACAGGGGTTTCACTCTCAACTTTCATCTCCAAGGACTGAATGTTGTTTAGCTTGGTGCAGTGGATAGGGGCCAAACCTGTATCATTGAGTTCTACACAGTGGAAAGGGGTATTCATGAGCCAAAAAAGGGGCAATTAGTCTGTGGTGATGAAGTGATAAGGGGTATTGATAGGGGTAAAGTGAAGTGATAAGAGGTAAACAACTAATGTGTCTTCTCATTCTATTCTTACATTTTGTGCGCAAGATGCTTGGTATCACctgaaaataatattataatgtgaTCAACAATGAAAACATTGGAGTTgtgcaggcctgtattcccaggggcggctggccggcccCAACTTGTTAGGAATTTTTGGCagccaagtacagtcaaactcagataacttgccctcggatgaaatgtaaatttttatcacgaacacttggttaactcgaacggattggTTTGGTCCgatttttataaaggtttgcaaaaggtaaagttttaacaaacatccgcttagcaatgACCCAACGAAAGCctagaaaccttcggatgaacttagaatctgaaaaacttaaaaatcggcaaaattgatctttgataaaacgctcaaaagaaaaagattaattaTGCCTTGGACATCACTACGAGAGACGTGCGTTTAGTGAAACGCATGATGGCTGAAATCATGTCAGACCATCATAAAATTGCTCCCAATGGCTTACCAgatgaattaaaaataatatctcaACAAACCAGCGATTttctttcaaagtttaaattaCTTTTAAGCTAATACAAGTCGAAGTTTTTTGTCAGTCATGTGTGAAAATGACTCCTGACAATGTTTGCTATTTTATAAATACGTTTTGGACCAATTTTGAGCTTCACGCAGTTTTTTAGTTTGTTGAGATTTTTCTAAAATCTAAACCTGGCACGATCTTAGCCATCTCGCAGTGTCACGTGTTCTACTAAACCCGTACATGAGAGTTTTATCTTGAATATGTGATATGAATGGCGCAACCACCGAGGACTTTCACAGCAATTGAATGCATAGAATTTATTGATTCGCTTTTTAGAAATGTCCAGATTAGGTGTATTATGACAAAAGAACTATCAACAAAttgtaaatatgtaaaaaatgcTTCCAAATATATAAACGTAGCGAGACTAAATCAAAACTTAGGCGAAGTGTCTTATGCGGCAGGATGGCTGAAAACACGCCAAGGTGAGATGAGTTAGCCACCGGAGACCATGCTCATCGATGTCGGGTCTGTTGGAGGTTTTGCACAACTTTGAAACATACATCACAAATAGAACAAAAAATAtcacaaaacaaaatatcaaaaaacaACACTATCACGTGGCCTGAAAAAAAATACATGCTTTTTCAGGGCGACGCACTAGAAGTTGAGCCTAGGACGCAGACAAAAATCACTGCCAGTAGTATAAACGTTAAGGAACATTTAGGAAATGTCGAAGATAACAGCTTCGTGGAACACGCATACACATTCACCGTCATAAATTATCTATTGGTCACTTTACATtaattcactttaaaagatgaGACAACATAGTATAATCATATAAAAACAAACGTTAAAAACTGAAATATATGGTCAAGGAATAGTGAACCACTCTTTGTGttattggtggccctgaaaagggccgttgaGATAAAAACAGCAGCGACAAGTTTAATATTCCTGGCTTTGAGAATCTTTGCCCTTCTTTCCAGATTTTGAAGGCAATAGCACCTGTTGAATGTTTGGCAGAACGCCTCCTTGAGCAATTGTGACGCCTGACATCAACTTATTCAATTCTTCATCGTTTCGAATTGCAAGCTGCAAATGCCTTGGAATTATTCTAGATTTTTTGTTATCTCGTGCTGCGTTTCCAGCCAACTCCAGAATTTCGGCAGCCAGATACTCCATCACGGCAGCTAAATATACTGGTGCACCAGCACCAACTCTTTCAGCGTAGTTGCCCTTTCTCAGAAGCCTGTGAATTCGACCAACTGGAAACTGTAGCCCGGCACGAGAGGACCTTGTCTTTGCTTTACCTTTAGCTTTACCACCTTTACCTCTGCCTGACATGTTTGTGATGAGTAGTGGAGAGTAATAGATTCTCCCGCGCGCAGCGTGTTAATTTTATATGCATTCAT
The genomic region above belongs to Watersipora subatra chromosome 1, tzWatSuba1.1, whole genome shotgun sequence and contains:
- the LOC137389287 gene encoding histone H2A-like, translated to MSGRGKGGKAKGKAKTRSSRAGLQFPVGRIHRLLRKGNYAERVGAGAPVYLAAVMEYLAAEILELAGNAARDNKKSRIIPRHLQLAIRNDEELNKLMSGVTIAQGGVLPNIQQVLLPSKSGKKGKDSQSQEY